Genomic DNA from Paenibacillus borealis:
GACTTCGATGACGCCTCAGGGGATTATCCGGCCATGGATGTTGCCTATATGTCTGATGACACTCACTTTAATCAATTTCACGAGTCCATGTATGATGATACCCGGCGTCTGTTTGAGCAGTTCTATTCCGGATATAGTAAGGTACGGACCTTGAATGACAAGGAGTGCTCAGCCGTATTTGATTTCATTGCGGTAAGGCATTATCAGATCATCTCCAGAATTGTCCGCTGCCAGGGCTTGCAGTCGGTATCCAAGGCGTTCTGCGATGAGCAGTATGGCTGGCTTATGAAATGGCGGGAGCTTTGTCTGAGTAGACCACAATAGACCGGAATTTCGGATGAATTCAAACCTGCTGTAACCTTTTTGCAGGACGGCACGTCTAAGATCACAAATAAACCACAAACTACTCTATGAGGTGACTGGCAATGAAAAATACATTCAAGATCATTACTATATCTGCAGCTGCTGCACTGGCGCTCAGCTTCGCGGGACAACAGTTCGCTTCCGCAGCAGCCTTCAAGGATATTAACAATGTGCAGGACAAAGAGAAGATCATCGCCTTGCAGAATAGCGGCCTGATCAAAGGCATCAGCCAAGACCTGTTCGGCCCGAATATCAGTATCTCGGAGGCTGAAGGCGTGCAGATGATCGTAAATGCACTTGACCTGAACCTGGATCTGATCCGGTTCGTGAAAGAGCCGCACGCGTCCGACTATTTCAAGAATGCCAATGATTCCGCCTGGTACGCTGAAGCGCTCATTATTGCCGGTGTCCACGGGCTGGATCTGCCCGCTGACCTGAAGCCAAACCAGAAGTTAACACGTGAAGAATTCACGCATCAGCTCATTGATGCGATCGAAGCCAGCGGCCAGCTGCCGATGATTAAGCCGGTTGTTATTGATTATAAGGACCAGGATCAGGTCAAGGCCGAGTATTCCGGTTCGATCCAGCGCGCCTTGAACTACGGTGTTCTGAAGCTGGACGCCAATGGCAAGCTTAACCCTAAGCAGGAAATTACCCGGGCTGAAGCAGCTGTAGCGATCAGCAATGCACTGGCGTACCTGAAGGCACATCCGGCACCAGCTGAGGCAAGCGAGACACTCACTGCCGAAGAGGCCGTTCAGCTGATCAGGGAAGCCGCAGGTCCGGAAGCAGATCTGCAGATCAAGATTGATCCGGCTGCCAGCATGTCCCGCGAATCGTTCACCTACCTGCTGGTGCATACCCTCCAGACCAGCGGCCAGCTGCCGCTGCTTAATCTGATTCCGGTGGAGATCAAGGATAATGACAAGATCAATATCCTGAACTCGGGAGCCATTCAGACGGCGATTGCCTTGAAGATCGTGAAGCTGGATGCTGACGGCAAGTTCAATCCGCAGGCTGGAATTACCCGTACAGACGCGGCCGCTATGGTCAGCCAGGTTCAGGAGATCCTGAAACGGGCTGCTGCGAATCAATAATACCCGGAACATTCCCATTGTCCGCCAGCTATAATCAGCTCAAAAAGCACAAGTCAGTGGCTTGTGCTTTTTGGCATGTGCTATGATCGACGCCGGGGAACGCTGTCAGTGATAGAGTTACAGCATTAGAATCATCAGGTCCTCATCCAGATATTCATCCCCAACCTTCATCGCCTTCGGCTCTGTGCCATAGCAGATGAATCCAAGAGATTCGTACAGCCCTTTGGCAGATAGATTATTTGAGGTTACCGTTAAATTCAGAATTTCGAGCCCCGGCAACAGCCGCGCACGGGCAATCAGCTCCACCATTAAACGGCGCCCCACCCCCTGCTTACGGACATCCGAATCCACATATACTGAATATATATTAGCTTTATGATCAATTTTAGGCCTGCTCTCCCGGAAAAAAGTAACGATGCCCACCAGCTTCTCCCCGTCATCAAACGCTCCCAGCGTGAAATTATTCTCCGAGGGCTCAAGCCTGATACGGGTGGTCACTATGGATAATTTCTTCTCTGATTCATAGGAGCTGAGATAGACTTCCGGATGCCGCCGCAGCGCCTGCAGACGAAGCCCGCGGTAAATCTCCGCATCGGCGGATGTCAGTGTTCTTATATACAAAGGGATGGCCTCCTCAAAGGGTTTATGGATTAAAAATTGACAAACTTGCAGAATTTGGCTATATTTAGACGTGTAAAATTATATTTTAAACAACTTAATTTATTCGTTAGTTTGTCCTACATATTTTCGTTAGTTGGTCCTACATATTTATGAAAAGAGGGATTTACTGTGATGATTGTGAGTTCAATACTCGTGGCGTTAGTTGCGCTGGAGCATGTGTATATTCTAGTACTGGAAATGTTCCTGTGGACTACCCCGCGGGCGCAAAAGTCGTTCGGAACGACCCCGCAGTTCGCCCGGGAGACGAAATCGCTTGCTGCCAACCAGGGATTGTATAACGGCTTCCTGGCTGCCGGTTTAGTCTGGAGCCTGCTTCATCCGAATGATACCTTCGGTGTTCAGCTTCAATTGTTCTTCCTGATCTGTGTTGCGGTTGCAGCCATCTATGGCGGCATCACTGCCAAGAAATCAATTCTTTTGGTTCAGGGCCTCCCGGCCTTCATTGCTCTCATTACCGTTGTTCTGGCGAATCTGTAAAGCTTGCCGAAGGCTCAGGCAGTCTGCCTCTATTATATTAGATGGGGTTCACTGTGAGAATAGATAATCAGGGGTAATTTTCTTTGAGGGTAATGGCTTCAAAGGAATAATGATGTATGTAAGACCAGACAGCCATGTCCTGGTCTTTTTGTTGCCTGCAGGGGCGGCCTGCCGCTCTCCCCTCACAGCTTCTGCGCGAACTGGTTCAGCTGCCCGGACATCGTCCGGATCTCCTCAATGAAGCTGGAGATTTCATTCGTTGAAGCGGCCTGCTCTTGCCCGACTGACGCAATCTGATGGATCGATTGGCTGATCTGTTTCATCGCGGCTTGGATCTCCCCCAGGGTATCCCGGATCCGCTGCGCGGACTGCTCGGTTTCCTTCGAGAATTTGCGGATTTCCTTCGCTACAACGTCGAATCCCCGGCCCTTGTCCCCGGCGTGGGCGGCTTCAATGGCTGCATTAATCCCGAGCAGATTCGTCTGGTCGGCGACCTTCCTGAGGACAGTCAGCACTTCATCGCTTTTTTTGACACTTTCAGCGGTCGTTTCTGACTGGAGCAGCAGCTTCTGCGAGAAATCGGCAAGCAGGCCCGAGCCCTCTGCCACATGCCCGATCCGGGCATTCGCCTGATTCAGAGAGACAGAGATCTGATCGGCGATCTCGCGCAGCTCGGTCTGTCTGCGGACCTGGATGCAGATCGCCCCGCAGACCCTTCCATTCTCTTCGTGTACCGGAAGGACAGTGCCGACGAATTCATACCCGTAATAGTCCTTAGGGACATTAGCCTTTGAGAATTCATCATTTTTCAGTGCATGGTACAGGGGTTCGTCTGCGAGAATAATCTGCCCTGCCCGGATCCCCAGATCAATCGAAACACCAGGGAAATAAGCGATGAACTTCTCCGTGTCACAGACAGCAATAGATACATCATAGGGAAAAGCAGCCTTCAGGATCGGCGCCAGGTTCACTATATCTTCAAGGGAGCGGACAATGTTCTTCATGGATGCGGGTTCTCCTTTATTAAATCGCTTCACTGCACAGTAATATCTAGATTAAGGTTCGACATTTTCTGATGACTATCTTTTGTTCAAAACTTTATATTTAAAATTTAATCATACCCTCTTAACTTAAGTCAATGAAGCCCTGCAGGCAGATTAGTACAATATAACTGCAATCATTAATTCATTGGGGGTTATGCTGATGTCTGCTGCAGTGGCTCGAACCGGGGGAATCTCACTCATTGTAATGGCGGTTGCCGCCGCGCTCTCGTACGGATATGTTCATGGAAGTCTGGTGGTGGATGGGGATGCCGCTGCGACCTTCGCCAATCTTCAGGCCTCTCCGTTGCTGTTCAGAGCCGGGATTCTGGGCTGGGTACTCATCATGGCCTGTGACGTGGCAGCGGCCTGGGCCTTATATCTGGTAATGAAGCCTGTGCATCCGGGACTGTCCCTGCTGGGGGCATGGCTGCGCCTGGCTTATACGGCAGTATTGGGAATTGCTGTTTCCAGTCTGATCGTAGTCTCACTTCTTACAGACAACAGGGAACTTACGCTTACCGGCTTTACACGAGGGGAAGCTCAGGCGGAGGTGATGCTTATTCTTCAAGCTTTTGAAGCGGTATGGTCGGCTGGTTTAATTCTATTCGGGGGACATCTGCTGATTATAGGTGTACTGGCGGTTAATTCGCAGAATGTTCCGAAGCCCGTCAGTGTGCTGCTGCTGCTGGCAGGCTTCGGCTATATTGTGGTCCATCTGTGCGGCATACTTGTGCCCGGGTATGAGGAAGCCCTCCAAATCATCAAATGGGTGTTCATGCTGCCGATGACCGCAGGAGAGCTGGGGCTTGGCATCTGGCTGCTGTTCAAAGTCCCGGCTGTGCGTGTTCGCGTTCAAGCCGCTTCTTAATCCGGCTGAGCGATTCCGGTGTCATCCCGAGATAACTGGCCAGCTGATGCTGGGGGACGCGGCTGATCAATCCTGGTCTCCTATGCAGCAGTGCCTTCAGGCGGTCTTCGGGGGATGCCGCAATGAAAGCGGCGAATTCCGCCTGCACCTGCCCGAAATTCTCCTCGATCATCCGGCGTGTCATCAGCTCCAGCTGCGTATGTCTGGCGTACATGTCCTGCTCGGTATCCAGTGCACCGACTACCAGCACGCAGTTCTCCAGACAAGTCAGGCTGTATTCGGAAGAGGCCTCCTGCTTATGAGCATTGAAGATGGCAATCGCCTGCTCTTCTGTGTAGAAGTTGGAGGTAATGTCACGGCCTGCAACGTCAACGCTGTGCTGCCGCACGCATCCCCGCAGCACGAAATAGCATTTGCCCGGAACCTCCCCCTGTCTAAGCAGAACGGTTCCCTTGCTGTATTCCTCAACAAGAATCTCATCCAGAATAGCCTGCTGCTCTCCTTCACTGAGGGAGGTTAGCCGGGTCATATATTGGAGTAACAGCTGCTTCACGTTCCGCACATCCTTTATTGGCACTCGGGCTTATTTACTCCCTATTCTACTACAGCTGGCTGCCCTCCGGGTTGCTCACAGCAGAATAGCCGCCGGTACTAGTATCCTGATCACTCTTCTCCTTCTTACTTCTCATGGAATACAAGATGAACAACAGGATGAACCAGAGCGGGGTGAACAGCAGCGCCGGACGGGTCTCCTCTGCGAACAGCATAATGACCAGAATGGCGGCAAACAACGTCAATACCGCATAATTGATGACCGGTGTGAACGGTGCTTTGAATGTGGACGCGGCATGTAAGTCCGGGCGGTTCTTCTTATACTTGATATGACATACGAGCACAACACCCCACACCCAGATGAAGCAAATGGCGCTGATCGTTGTAACGATGCCGAAAGCCTGACCCGGAATAAGCTTGCTGAGCAGCGCCCCGGCCGAGATCACAAGCGTTGAGATAAATAAAGAGTTCGCAGGCACATGATTTCTGTTCAGTTTGCCGAGCTGCGGGGAGGCCTGATCCCTTCTGCTCAGATTATAGAGAATCCGGCTCGTGGAGAACATCCCGCTGTTGCAGGCGGAAGCCGCTGAGGTTAGGACGACGAAATTAATAATCCCCGCAGCAACCGGAATCCCGACCAGACTGAAGGTTCGCACAAAAGGACTTTCAGCCGCACTGAGCTGGGTCCACGGGTTAATGCACAGCAGGACGAAGAGCGCGCCTACATAGAAGAAGAGAATCCGCAGAGGAATCTTGTTAATTGCCGACGGAATATTTTTCTCCGGATCTGCTGTTTCTGCTGCCGAGACACCCACAAGCTCCACACCGACATAAGCGAACACAACCATCTGGAAGGAAAATAAGAAGCCTTTAACACCGTTCGGGAATACGCCCCCGTGCTCCCAGAGATTGCGGACCGTTACCGAGCCTGCATCTGTCTTGAATCCGATGACCAGCAGAATAATCCCCAGACCGATTAAGGCAAGAATCGTGACGACTTTGATTAGCGCAAACCAGAATTCGAGTTCGCCGAAGCTTTTGACTGTTAACAGATTGAGTCCTAACAGAATAATCAGGCAGATGACGGCCGGTACCCACTGCGGGATATCGAACCAGTACTGCACATAGACGCCCACCGCAATCACATCCGCCATCGCCGTCATAATCCAGCAGAACCAGTAGGTCCAGCCCGTAATGAATGCAGCCCGCGGCCCCAGATAGTCTTCAGCAATGTCTGTAAAAGATTGATATCCCGCTTTGGAGAGCAGCAGCTCACCCAGCGCCCTCATCACAAAAAATACGGATATCCCTACAAGTAAATACGTGATCATAATGGACGGGCCGGCCTGCTGAATCGCTTTGCCTGATCCCAGGAATAACCCTGTACCAATCGTGCCGCCGATGGCGATAAGCTGTACATGCCGGTTAGCCAAATCTCTCTTTAATTCTGTCTGTGCCATTGCCTTTTCCCCCTTAATGTGTACAACGCTTTGCTGCCAAGAAACACAAAAAGAGATTGGATATCATCCAATCTCCCGGTTCATAAGAATATCAAAATAAGCTACCTGCCCCGCTGATCGTAATTAATCAGCATGACAAATACAAATTCCGTACTCTTCTGTCCTTTTGCCTGAGATTGTGAACCCTTCGGCGCTGCGGAACTCCGCAGTCTCTCCAGAAGCTGCTCCTGCTATAGTGTGATCCATAGCAATCATAGCTCGTGTGATGTATTAAATTGGTGAAGCGTTAATGCATTCTGATATTCTAACATATTACTCGGCATGTGAGTATTGAACAGTGATAAAAGTCTCCTGCATTATATGTCCGCCTAGGAGTGTCTGTATGCGCCCCTGCACTGCAGCGTCATAAATGTTGTACGTATTGCAACTCGGATGCGCAGAACCTCGGGTGTTCGGGAGGATTGTTGTATGAAATACAAGAATTTCCCCGCTAAACCGCATGCAGGAAGAGAAATGCTGCCTTTTGTACAACAATATTGGATTTGGGCCGATATGCCGGGGGAATTGTTGTATTATGTGCAAAAAAAGCGGACAGGCAATAGCCTATCCGCTCATTTGATACGATATTATTCCGCTATTTACTTAATGATTACATAATCCAGGCCAACCAGCTTGGCATAGGTAACGATCTGATCTGTAGTCAGATTGAGGGATACCACGGTGTGGTGGCCGCCGCCGTTCTCGATCCACGCTTTAATTCCATCCTGGAAGTTAGGCTTCACCTGCCAGAGCACTCGTGCCACTGGAAGGTTCGGAGCAGGAACCGTCGGCTCAAAGGCAGTAACTTCGTTAATCAGCAGCTTGTAATGAGTGCCGAAGTCAGCCATCGATACAACGACGCCTTCGCCCGCTTTGCCGTCGAATACGAGACGGGCCGGATCTTCACGGTCGCCAATACCCAGCGGAGACACAAGCACCTTCGGCTTGTTGCTTGCCAGGCTCGGGTCAACCTCAAGCATGTGGGACTGCAGAATCGCTTCCTGGCCGGCAGCCATTTCATAGGTGTAATCTTCCATGAATCCGGTGTTCAGGTTATGGCTCATCACTTTCATCAG
This window encodes:
- a CDS encoding S-layer homology domain-containing protein, with the translated sequence MKNTFKIITISAAAALALSFAGQQFASAAAFKDINNVQDKEKIIALQNSGLIKGISQDLFGPNISISEAEGVQMIVNALDLNLDLIRFVKEPHASDYFKNANDSAWYAEALIIAGVHGLDLPADLKPNQKLTREEFTHQLIDAIEASGQLPMIKPVVIDYKDQDQVKAEYSGSIQRALNYGVLKLDANGKLNPKQEITRAEAAVAISNALAYLKAHPAPAEASETLTAEEAVQLIREAAGPEADLQIKIDPAASMSRESFTYLLVHTLQTSGQLPLLNLIPVEIKDNDKINILNSGAIQTAIALKIVKLDADGKFNPQAGITRTDAAAMVSQVQEILKRAAANQ
- a CDS encoding GNAT family N-acetyltransferase, whose amino-acid sequence is MYIRTLTSADAEIYRGLRLQALRRHPEVYLSSYESEKKLSIVTTRIRLEPSENNFTLGAFDDGEKLVGIVTFFRESRPKIDHKANIYSVYVDSDVRKQGVGRRLMVELIARARLLPGLEILNLTVTSNNLSAKGLYESLGFICYGTEPKAMKVGDEYLDEDLMILML
- a CDS encoding DUF1304 domain-containing protein is translated as MMIVSSILVALVALEHVYILVLEMFLWTTPRAQKSFGTTPQFARETKSLAANQGLYNGFLAAGLVWSLLHPNDTFGVQLQLFFLICVAVAAIYGGITAKKSILLVQGLPAFIALITVVLANL
- a CDS encoding methyl-accepting chemotaxis protein, yielding MKNIVRSLEDIVNLAPILKAAFPYDVSIAVCDTEKFIAYFPGVSIDLGIRAGQIILADEPLYHALKNDEFSKANVPKDYYGYEFVGTVLPVHEENGRVCGAICIQVRRQTELREIADQISVSLNQANARIGHVAEGSGLLADFSQKLLLQSETTAESVKKSDEVLTVLRKVADQTNLLGINAAIEAAHAGDKGRGFDVVAKEIRKFSKETEQSAQRIRDTLGEIQAAMKQISQSIHQIASVGQEQAASTNEISSFIEEIRTMSGQLNQFAQKL
- a CDS encoding DUF4386 domain-containing protein is translated as MSAAVARTGGISLIVMAVAAALSYGYVHGSLVVDGDAAATFANLQASPLLFRAGILGWVLIMACDVAAAWALYLVMKPVHPGLSLLGAWLRLAYTAVLGIAVSSLIVVSLLTDNRELTLTGFTRGEAQAEVMLILQAFEAVWSAGLILFGGHLLIIGVLAVNSQNVPKPVSVLLLLAGFGYIVVHLCGILVPGYEEALQIIKWVFMLPMTAGELGLGIWLLFKVPAVRVRVQAAS
- a CDS encoding Crp/Fnr family transcriptional regulator; amino-acid sequence: MTRLTSLSEGEQQAILDEILVEEYSKGTVLLRQGEVPGKCYFVLRGCVRQHSVDVAGRDITSNFYTEEQAIAIFNAHKQEASSEYSLTCLENCVLVVGALDTEQDMYARHTQLELMTRRMIEENFGQVQAEFAAFIAASPEDRLKALLHRRPGLISRVPQHQLASYLGMTPESLSRIKKRLEREHAQPGL
- a CDS encoding amino acid permease, giving the protein MAQTELKRDLANRHVQLIAIGGTIGTGLFLGSGKAIQQAGPSIMITYLLVGISVFFVMRALGELLLSKAGYQSFTDIAEDYLGPRAAFITGWTYWFCWIMTAMADVIAVGVYVQYWFDIPQWVPAVICLIILLGLNLLTVKSFGELEFWFALIKVVTILALIGLGIILLVIGFKTDAGSVTVRNLWEHGGVFPNGVKGFLFSFQMVVFAYVGVELVGVSAAETADPEKNIPSAINKIPLRILFFYVGALFVLLCINPWTQLSAAESPFVRTFSLVGIPVAAGIINFVVLTSAASACNSGMFSTSRILYNLSRRDQASPQLGKLNRNHVPANSLFISTLVISAGALLSKLIPGQAFGIVTTISAICFIWVWGVVLVCHIKYKKNRPDLHAASTFKAPFTPVINYAVLTLFAAILVIMLFAEETRPALLFTPLWFILLFILYSMRSKKEKSDQDTSTGGYSAVSNPEGSQL